A single window of Pectobacterium parmentieri DNA harbors:
- a CDS encoding MFS transporter — MSDSAISIKEKIGYGLGDTACNLVWQTVMLFMAYFYTDVFGLSPAHMGTMFLVVRAIDAVIDVGIGAMADRTRTRFGQFRPYILWFAIPFGVVCTLTFYTPDFSYTGKLIYAYTSYLLLSIVYSAINVPYCAMINNISNDSRQRVSLQSWRFSLSAIGGLIVSISALPLVKYIGKGNIQEGYFYTMMVFGALSVVFFYLCFSNIHERYISPIEQNSGSVWRDFKTLCGNRDWRSMFTLNVVNLIAVLFKGGSAIYYCNYVLNRPDISTYLLTTAIISGTIGAFISPHVFKNIDKVRGFKYAMFLEAILLIAIYIITPDMLWLIFFTVILVNIIQGAATPLQWGMISDVVDVLEKESGRKLSGIVFSTNLFAIKLGIALGGAFIGWLLSWSGYIGGADVQSGNAVNTIALLFSVYPAILVFSLVIIMNHYTLNDARLEAITKP; from the coding sequence ATGTCTGATTCTGCAATAAGTATTAAAGAAAAAATAGGGTATGGATTAGGGGACACGGCCTGTAATTTAGTCTGGCAGACTGTGATGCTGTTTATGGCTTACTTTTATACGGATGTTTTTGGTTTATCGCCTGCCCATATGGGGACCATGTTTCTCGTGGTTCGGGCGATTGATGCGGTCATTGACGTTGGTATTGGTGCCATGGCGGATAGAACGAGAACGCGGTTTGGGCAGTTCAGGCCTTATATTCTCTGGTTCGCCATTCCGTTTGGCGTGGTTTGCACGCTGACGTTTTATACGCCTGATTTTAGCTACACCGGGAAACTTATTTACGCTTATACGTCTTACCTGCTGCTGTCCATCGTCTACAGCGCGATTAATGTGCCGTACTGTGCGATGATTAACAACATCAGCAACGACTCCCGCCAGCGGGTTTCTCTCCAGTCATGGCGGTTTTCGCTCAGCGCCATCGGCGGGTTAATCGTCTCTATCTCCGCGTTGCCGCTGGTAAAATACATTGGCAAAGGCAATATCCAGGAAGGCTATTTCTACACCATGATGGTATTCGGTGCATTGAGCGTTGTTTTCTTTTATCTCTGTTTCTCCAACATTCATGAGCGATATATTTCCCCGATAGAACAAAATTCTGGGTCTGTCTGGCGTGATTTTAAAACGCTGTGTGGGAATCGTGACTGGCGTAGCATGTTCACGTTAAACGTCGTCAACCTGATTGCGGTGTTATTCAAGGGCGGTAGTGCGATCTATTATTGTAACTATGTATTAAATCGCCCGGATATCAGTACGTATTTATTAACCACGGCGATCATTTCTGGAACCATCGGTGCATTCATATCACCACACGTTTTTAAAAATATTGATAAGGTGAGAGGATTTAAATATGCGATGTTCCTGGAAGCTATTTTACTGATTGCCATCTATATCATCACTCCCGATATGCTGTGGCTGATATTTTTCACTGTGATACTGGTGAATATCATTCAAGGGGCGGCGACGCCATTGCAATGGGGAATGATATCGGACGTGGTTGACGTATTGGAAAAAGAGAGTGGCAGGAAATTAAGTGGCATTGTATTTTCCACCAACCTATTTGCTATTAAGTTAGGTATCGCACTGGGCGGCGCATTTATTGGCTGGCTATTGTCATGGAGTGGTTATATCGGTGGGGCTGACGTTCAGTCGGGAAACGCTGTTAATACCATTGCGCTTCTGTTCTCTGTTTATCCGGCGATACTGGTTTTTAGTCTGGTGATTATTATGAATCATTATACCTTGAATGACGCCAGACTTGAGGCAATAACGAAGCCCTGA